TTTTAGGGGGAAACCAATAAATCGTGGATGTGTCCTGAATATTTTTATTCCTGAGACTGTGAAGGCCGATCTGAGTAGCAGCCTTGGCTGGCTCGAATTTGTCCTTGGCTGAAGAGCCAAGTGCTCCGTTTCCAAAATTAGGAGACCCTGGTACACATCCAACAGACACTGAATAACACAGCTAAATTTCACTAAGAGCTCTGCCACTGGTCTTCAGGGCTACAGGTACAAGTTAAGTGCAGTCATTTTAAGGAGTTGTTTGACATTTGGGAAATATTCTTATAAACGTTCTTTATAGAGTTACATTGTTATCACTCCAATGTCTGTGTAGTTAATATAAAGCTTCTGTTAGCAGCAAGTTAGCCCTGCTCATCCCCAGAAATGAAACCCATCTGACAAGTTATTTACATAATCACTGCATAACCTTTGTTTGTTCATGttaaggctgcaactaacaattgtTTTCAACATCAATTAATCTGTTAATTATGTTCTTGATTGTTGtttggtctgtaaaatgtcagaaaatagtgagaAATGTCCTTTAGTGTTTCTCAAAGCCCTAGATGACGTcctcaaatattttgttttgtccacaacccgaaaatattcagtttacttgACGAAACTTGAAAAtattaagaagctggaatcagagattttttttcttttcttaaaaaaaaaaaaaaaacagaactgaaaCCAATTAATATATTATCAAATTACTAGGCAATTAAATCGTAATTGCTGACAATCCACTAATTTCGTGCCAAATGTGGGAGCTGCCAGATGGGACGGTTTTATTTGTTAGCTAGTTTGCTGCGagcacattttccattttcttacTCTTCATGCCTGTTTTCCAAACCACTGCCAGCCAGGCTGCATCTCTCATGTGGGACAGGTTATATATTCTACGGTCAATATCATACAATAACGGCGAGTTACATATGGCATTAAGAGGGTCAACCACACGAACGTCAGGCTGCGACTTCAGTGTTCAAAATTCTACAAAGTTGGACTGTACGTGATGCAGAGATGCAAATTCGCTTTGCCACCTGAAATGAATGTTTAATTCACCACTTTGCTCACACTGAATGGAAGCGAAACCACAACAACAGAGGTTTTACAGGCCGTTATGTGCCGGACTGTTTCTTGGCCAGGAGCAGTAACTTGTGAGTACTCTCCGCTTGTTGCCTGGCTGCTCACAGAGCCGACAAGTCTCCAGTGTCTCTCCAGGCTTTGCgctgagctaagctaagctgaGCGAAGTGGCTGCTGGTTCCAGATTTATATTTACcagacagacatgagagtggttaTTGAGCTTTTCATCGAACTCTCATCAAGACCGCAAATTAATGCATTTATCCAAAAGGTCAGACTATTCCTTTAAACTGTGACTCTCATTATGGTGCTACTGTATAGTTTAGCTTACTATGATTATTACTcagattgggggggggggttagcaAATAAAACTGCACAATACAGAGCACCTAAAGGGAcgtgggagagagaaaaaatagatagatggaaaaaataatttgatggtgaaaaaacaagaatttaTGAGGGAAAATTTGATGATGGAAAACAATTTCATGATGGTAATGACATTATGAtgaaagaatatatatatatatatatatatatatacacatatatatatgaggaaaaagaaacatcttttttttccatcatcaaTTTCTTTTCCACCATCAAATTGTTTTTCTAATAtcaaatttttttcaacatcattcCCCCCCCTCCATCATGTCTTTTTCTCCACcatcaaatgtatttatttttttcaccatctcttttttttccacccatGTCCCTTAAGGAGCTCCATAATATTCTTCCTGAACAATAAAACACTGGAACTGATAAGAAAAATCCCAACATGATTCAACAGGACATTAATGTCTCTTTATCAATAGCTTagaaatcagaataaaaatactgataagTGCCGTCACCCTACCACAATAATGGGGAAATGCAATTATATTCAGCAGATTATTGCGGAGCATTATTGCTCATAATACAATATCAGGGAAACATACTGCGATACATTGTATTAAATAAGATGTATCGATACAATATTGTGGAGGAAATGTAGCAATATTACATCAATACAACAAAGTACTGTATAATATCACAATTTGACCCATCATTATTCCAGAAACAGTCTTGGGCACATAGAATATACtagaaaaaaagccacaaaaatgGAAGCATTAGCTGCAAGTTTCACAAAAAGGTCGTCATCTGGACCTTTTTATGTAAATATCTTCTTTCCTTCCTACTTTTGAGAGCTCACTTCAAACAAAAGAACGAGACAGCAGTTTGGCAGACGAGGGAGCTCGTTCAAACCTTGAGCCTGAATAGTGTAGCCACACATGACCGAAGGCCAAAACTATCAATAAATGCAATCAACTCTCAGTACTTCTGAGTACAACTAAAGAGTACAATCTAAACCAGCCCAGTAAAGAGGTCTGGGGTGAATAAAGTCCGACTCTGCTTCATAAACTACCACACCGTGTTCATACCGATACATCCTcgttatttcctttttacatCGTTTCACAACAcgaccaaaataaaacatttaaaaacggCATCattatgtacaaaaaaactataaaatctatttctgctcctcttcctcttcatgcTTCTGGGGGAGAGGGGAGGACAGACGGGGAAGgctgagggggaggaggaggcggaagagaaggaggagggggaggcggcgaagaggaaggaggaggaggcgggtGAGGGAAAGACTGGTATGGCGGTTGCAGCGGGTACGAGCCTGGCGGTTGGGAGAGGTAAGACTGAGGGGGGAGGAACGGGTGCGGGGAGAAGTGGGGATGCTGAGGCGGGAAGAAGGTGTTGGCGTGGGGGGCGAACTGATGGGGCGAGAGGTGAGGGGGGAGAGACTGGGCGCTGGTGAGGGGAGTGTTTGGTTGACGCGGGGCGGCGATGAGCGGAGGCTGGTAGTACGACTGAGACTGCGCGGTGATGTTCGGTTGGTGATGCAGATGACTCATGTGGACCGAATGTGGCGGCGCTTTCTGACTGAGGTAAGAGTTCAGAGGTTGCTGTGTGGGGAGAGGCGGACTGGGTAGCGGATTTGGGGGGAGGACTGGAGGTCTGTGAGGGAGATGGGAGTGTGGCAGGAGAGGGGAGAAAGATGGGGGAAGCATGTGAGGGAGGTGAGGAGGCGGCGGGAGATGCTGGGGTGCGTATTGCTGCATGTAAATTCCTTGCCTCGCAGCGTCCTGTGGCGGATGCATCTGTGGATCCGTCCTGGAGTCGGCACTGTGAGTCCATCTCTCTTGGAGTGTTTGTGTCCGTGAGTCTGTCGCCGTTTGAGCGTATGTCCGTGTGTCGGCTTGTGAGCTCGTAGAGGTTTGTAAATCCGCAGATGGTGACCTGTGTGGCGCTCTAACCTCTTGTGTCCGTGTGTCCGAGGGGACGTCTGGCTTCAGGCAAGGCGAGTCTTTGTCTTTTGGCCGGTCTGACGGAGAGGAGGAAGGCAGACGGGAAGTCGAAGAGACAgtggaaggagggagagagaagtcTGCAGCAGGCTTGGGAGGAGTACTAGTAGATGATGCAGTTGCTGACACGGAGGGGGACAGAGCAGGAGACGGAGAAAAGgtagaggacagagagggagcagcagaAGAGGAGCGAACagctgaagaagaggaagactTAGAGGCGGGTGATTTAGGagctgaagaggaggaagacttCACTCTGCTGTCCgaatgatggtgatggtggcgATGATGAAGGTGCTTTGATGCTTTGGGTTTTGTGTCCtgatgaggaggatgaggggCAGGAGAGAGAGGTGACGGTGATTTATTCTTGCAAAGAGGAGGCGCAGGGGGTTCTACTTTCACCTTAGCAGGAGGTGAATCCTGTTGTTTAGACTTCCCTCCTTCTTTGgccctctctttctccacctCTTTGTCTCTCGCACTGCTCGAGTCCACTGAGAGCGCGGGCTGAGACGAGAGAGGCGGATGATCCTGTTCCTCCTTTTTGACAGCCGGTAACGTCCTGTTTTctaccaccacctcctcctcctcttttatcCTCTCCTTCACTCCTTTCTCACCCTTCTTTTCTCGCTTCTccactttttcctcctcttttttcctctccttctcctttaactcaacctcctcctcctcttccttcacctccgcctcctccccctcctcctcctctccctctccacaGTGATATTGTCTTAAGCGGACGTGCCACGCCAGGCTGCAGACGGACGACACGGTCTTAAACTGGTGGACCACGTTGCGAGGGATGAAGTAGATGTCATTGTGGCACAGCCGGATGCGGGCGTAGTGGATGCCCTCGCGGCGCAGCTGATTCAGTTTGGCATCATCCACCCACTGCACGCACTgtgaagagagaggagatgaagaggTACACTCCAAAATGAAACCTCCATCTTTTGACACCCTTTCACACTGCTTCTTCAAGGTGGGAATTTCATGCCATTTGTCGCCTCGCCATTCtgaataaaaggtaaaattgcGGAACAGAAGGACCGAGTTGTCATGCCTTTCAGCCGACATCAGAGTTAGTAACAGCTCCGAATCAAAGTCTGTGTGAacaggacagctggcaggaagGGATCATGGGAAGCACAGGTAAAACGTTATTTGACGTATTTTGCGTGCGACCCACTGCCAGGAGACTTAAAAGGTAGCTGTTAACAGCTAGCTTAAAGGAGGAGAGTAGCGGccataaatgtctgcaaactgggaaGAAAATGGGATTCAGGAGCTCTTTAACCTCCGAGCcgaggacaagatcagccgtTATACAACAAAGATAGGAAATGATTGTTATTCAAATGtgatgccattgttattgttgagCGATGTGgcatgttatatgtcacactagacaGCGGTggcactgttgtgttaaacttcacacctgtcatgcctcttttaATTCTGCAGTGCCgacatgctgtctaaaatcacacaccaGAACTGCATGATGTCGCCACTGTTTGGATGTGTCGTAAAAAGGTGGCGAAAAGAAGGAACTTCGTAGGGGAACTATGGTGCTAATCACTTTGTGGCTCTATATACATCTACATGCTTGGGACATATGAACCCTCTAGGACACTCAGGCCATCTGGGACCGGCCTACTGACTGTCCCAAGAGTTAGAATAAAACATGGTGACAgttttttgttatcatgcagcacaaacctggaataacctcccagatTATGTTAGACAAGCCCTGACTATGACCACTTTCAAGTCAAAGCTTAAAACGTCccttttttacactgcctaaTCCACCCACTAATGactgcaaacatattttaaacttcAAATTTGGATGTTGCTTCAAAGAAGCTACAAACTCGGACACACTGATGCTCTACACACATCTACAACCTGGCAGCACACCAGACCTATTTAAGCCTGTCAcaactcttttttaaacaatatgcTATCCTAGAAAGAATTgcaatattattgtcattttgagacattttttgccattgaTACAATGACAATGACTGACTTTTTGGCTCTTTGCCAGAGGTTGGTAAGCTAAAGACTATCCAAACTGTACCTGTTCTACTCTATCTGACTCATGAATCTAGGCAGGGGTCGAGCAAAGAGGAAGAACCGCCTCTTTCAAGTCTTATAATGATCTGTAAAACCCTGCTGTTTATTCTGGCGTACCTCGGCTAAAGCGTTAGTAACATTCTTATGTgaacaaacatgcatgcaaacacaacagGCAGTATCAAGGTCAGCAAAATGATAAAGGTCATGCCCATACATTGCGAAATGAGTTGTTAACTTAAGTAAGGGACAGaaaggtgtttttgcagaacattatgatttcacagtgaagttgaGCTTTGACCTTCTGGATTTCATCAAAACGTTAATACTTCATTTATCCTATTAGATATTTGAgtgaaattttgtcacaaaTGAATTCTTAAGTCACATATTTTGTAAACTTTGtccatcaaattctaatcacttcatccttAAGTACaagaggacatttgtgccaaatcttaTCGGAAGTCCACCAAAGAGTTTCTGAGATATTACGTTCACAAGAGTAGGATGGATGGGGCATCCCAAAAtcataattttgtttatttatttaacctttattttacCATGGTTATTCCCTTTTAAAATCCAAACCTCTTTTGCATGGACATTGCTGCCAAGTCAGCAGCATAAAGAGTTTCACATAAAAGAGCAAAGCGAGTAGAAACATTAAagcaaaaagataaataaaatttaaaaaagaaacagcaacagacTTAAAACAGACAGCttatttacagcaaaaatgGCTGCACTCAGTAACTGAACATGTGCATTCACATAGTCCTAAATTCTTCTGCTTTGAATACAATCTCTTGTAAAGTAAAACTGTAGCTAGATGAGGGAGCGAAAACTCTACAAGCACCTTCACCAAAGAGGCATTATAATAAATGACTAAACTGAAACTCATCATTTCTGGGCTCTAGATGAGCTCTCTAACTTTCTGCAGTTCAATTCTGCTCCACAAGGTAGCAGCATCCACATCAGATTCATTTAACATTACACCCTACCTCTTATAAAATAGTAAGGTTTATATATGAAACACAGATGAATAACTCAGATTAAGTTGGGACATAATAAAGACGACTCTTCTGTGAATCTCCTGTGTGAGTACTgcttattgtgtgtgtgtgagtgtgtgtgtgtgtgtttgtgtgatataAAAACCTGAGACAGCGGAGGTTCGTGCAAGTCCAACTGCAGCCTCTGAACCACTTGAGGGAAATCGCCAGCATGGAAACACACGACGTCTTTGGTTACACGAGGAGGCTCTGAGCTGAAAacaagggagggaggggaggacaCAGTAAGAAGGATTACatgtcatttcttgtaaagAGCAGGCTGTATAAATGCTGAGCGTGTGTTGCTTCTAAACAGCCACTGCTACCCAACAGTGTGATCACATGTTGCTTCCCCGCCTACCTTTCTCCGGCCCGTACAGCCTTCAGCACCCCCACGGCTGCTGTGGTTTGCCGTTCGAAGCCCTGTCCGATGTGATCAGCGTGGGCCCGAGTCCGATCCTCAAACAGCATCTCTCTGGGCTCGCTGGTCCTGGGCAGCGACTGCATCAGGTTCTTCACCTCATTGGTGGAGCTACGAcaggacagaaataaacactgtACAGTgaacaatagaaacccacagaAGAGTGTCCACACGGCTCTACAAAGAGATTTCTCCCCGTCTCTGCTTCCCTGCTGtctgaataaagaaaaaaatgactaaaggtGAGTAGGCGGCTTTGTTTATCTCTTTGTTTCCTGTCGGCTGtggcaaaataaaagcaccagacAGGCTTTATCTATCATTGATGTAATCCAGATGCCACACGGTGACACCAGGGGAAAAGAGGATGTTAGAGAGGATGAAAACCTGCATTAGTGTGGACATAATAAAACATTCTTGTTGTGTATTCAGGCAGTGTTGGAGCAATTTTTGAAGGGCTTTAACTAACAGTTATTGACaattattatcaattaatctttCTTCACTAAATTAATTTAGTTtgatctttaaaatgtcagaaaatagtaataaataaataaataaatatattaaacaaaaaagctcATATTTTTCCAAGGTCGAAGTGATATCAAATGTCTTTATGCcatccaaaaacacatttaaagtaGGCGCtaaggaaaacaacaaacaaaagcagtaaTGCATGAACTAATGTTAACACACCATAACTCCCTGAATTGCAATTAGTGTTAGTCTGGATATGCTTACAAACTGCCCTTACAAGAGCTGACCAACAcaccaaaacccaaaaaatgattttctttgtgACAACATAGAAGTCTATGAATTTTAAACTAAAACTTCTGTAACTAGtagtacatatttttatatagatGTATTTATAAGctatatttttgacattaaaaataacttgaaattAATCATGATAGctgcaaaatgatttttttgtcattcaacTAATCAATTAAGTGTTTCAACTCAACAGCTGACCCCAATTAGGTTCAACAAACCAGGGCTGAAATgatttgcttttcattttcactggaaaaaatataaattatttgattGTGATATTTGTTGGGACCTGTACCGCAGAAGCACGTTCCCTTATGTttggaaaatgatttaaaggccggggcatctctgtagcaccacaatgCTTTGTTTATGATGATATGTTGTGACACCTTTTTCCTTTATCTAAATAATGCAGCTCTTGGGATCTGGATATTGCACGTGGcaatattttgataatatttagaTTAATTGTGTAGCCATAATTTATTATGTACATATATAGAAATTTTACCAGagatataattatttattgtttccaaaaaaaaattttcttgCATGGTTAATATGGTATCTATCAAAACTcctcaaacacaaaatactggTAACAGAAAAGGGAGAAACAACGGAAATCAGGGATATCCAATGCATgtctttgtgcattttaaataatggaCAGTAAAAATGGAGCAGCGGTATTCAAATGTATCTACATATGAACACATTGAGAAGCTGAggagtaaaaacataaaaaaaaaacaagccgtGTTGCCAAACAATAGAAGTACTGCAGTCAGCTCACTACTGGATCAGTGACTCACACTGGAGCTGCAGTCAGAGTCAAACGAgagtataaacacacactcagagagtgtgtgagagattCCTTCGAGAGTGTAACACAGACAGAACAGCAGCGAGACTACCCGCGCTGAACACTTAATtgtgcattcattcattcagagaTAAGAGGAGAGAGGCAGGAGCTGGtggaaaaggaagaaagaagcGAAGGAAAAGTACAGAGAGTAGGGgggaataaaaacacacagacacacacacacacacacagctcagtgtgtgtgtgagctgactGCAGGCTGACAGTAATGCATGTAAAACCAGGAAAGCTGGTAAgtgaaacactgaaaagaaGAGAGTGTAAAGGGAGGAGTGCTGAACGTGCACATCTAGAGTGATATTTGCAGTCTCCCTCCTCTATATGTGAGGTCTTTTTGTTCTGGCACAATGGAAGTCAGAACTGCAAGTGGGCAGCTGTCTCTGCACCAAGTCATCAAGACAGATTCCTGTGCATGTATGGGCAGATGAAGTGGGAGGTAGATGAGAAAAGGCTACCGTGGGGAGATGAATGATTGGCAGGTAGAGAGAGGTAGAGGAGATGATGGAAGGAAACGGGGGatgaagaaggagagagagcagTGGAGGGATGAGGAGAGTAAAGAGGGAACCACGTTCTCTGACGACAAACACTGTTAAAGTACATCTTAAAGCTGCAGCACACACTCCTGAAGTGCTTTTATCTcaaatttacatttcacacGCTGAGCTAATGCACCTGCAACTAATGATCATTTGCATTATTGATTTATCTGCCAACTACTTGCTCTGTTGATCAATATTTGTTTAGTCTTtatgatgtcagaaaaaattCCATTACTGTTTCCCACATCCCAATGTGACaactttaaagtggaaatagactttaacttatcattaaaaagttaattttaattgCTAGATCTGCCCCTCAAAGTCTGAGACTGGAatcattgtgtcatttttttgctaatCAGTGTGCTATGCattgtacttctggggacattttggtcccacGATTTTGCTGCAGGGTGAGCGCTCTTGAGTTTCACACTGCTCTGAACAGGCGTTCCCAGACACGAGGCCTGGTGGAGGATTTGCACTGTAAGGCTCCGACATGTTTtcttctgccttctgcttagaaaaaatgaattcatagctcacagcaacttaatatgatacagtctctggcttaagccagcaataaaatgtatgtttcagGTCTGTCCGTAGCTTGTTTAGCTTGCTTACTATATTACACGAATATCACTGTCATGCTGAATCTTATTCAAACTCtcaaactttatatggaaaaaaagaaatggataGGTGAATATTTGGACTGAAAAGCTTAATCTGATTCAGGGGACAGCACTATTGATTACATAGCATAATGGCTATAAAATAATTATACCATCACCATTTAGATTGGTTCCCCATAAGCCTCCCTTTCAACATAAAATTCTGTCTGGTTGATGAAGGTTTAATGTACGTTAAAAAGATGGTGTGTCAACCATTGCACAAACAAATCAGGAAGAGGATAGCAGTAatggaaaacacttttttctaaCAAGCGCTGCACTTGGTGGATTTCTTTTATTGGTAACTGCTATTGCAGCATCACGTTGATATGATGGTGCCATTGTAATCAGCAGTGAGTAATAATTTGGCCGCAATTTATTAATAACTATAATTTCGATCATATATTATGAGAACTTCTGCTTGTAAAAAGTGTTTCTTTCAGTCAGTTGAAGCCTCAGCACACATTAACGTGTGCACACGATCAGGATGGTGCCACGTCTGCCTCATTTGCAGCCACGAAAAACCCCATAGGAGAGGAAAAGTTGTCAGTTTCCACTTAAGAGATCCCCTCCAGACAttctaagacataaaatactCTGCTTTGAATAATAATTAGAGTCTGATAACTACCTcgtaaaaatgatcaaaactcTCAGCGTATGTTCATTGCAGGCTTCAAGTTTCCGCATTACACAAATCGTATACTGAACTGAAAAAAGCATGCAAGTATGTTCACATCTTAAACTCAAGTCTTGCAATGCAAAACTCTGCATGTACATGATTCTGCACAATGAAAGTAGAATATCTTAGTGAAGTAACAAAAAgcactaaacttttttttcctttttatattttctttttactggaGAGAgatttaaatgtcttttctgtCCAACCAACAATCCTAAAGATATTCAATTCAGTATTATATAAAATGGAGAAAAGCTGAAAAGCCTCACAATGCAGTAGTTTGAACGAATAAAAATGCGttgagtttttgtttaaaaaaatgactgcaactACTGgttactttcatttttgcttgatGTTACGATTACTTCCTTGATTAAACTATTAGATgcttagtctataaaatgtcagaaaatgttcaaaaatgtcattcagTGCTGATGAAatgatgtcctaaaatgtcttgtttggtCAAAAACTGCAAGATATTAAGTTACTATCAcagagtaaagaaaccagaaaatattcatatttaagaaGCTGTACTCAGATcactattttttacttttttactaaaattACTCAAACCAAATCAATAATTTATCAAATAAGTTAATTTAATAGCTGCCAATTAATCAACCAATCAATGCAGCTCTACTCAACTTATcaataaatgatcaaaatagctgctaattatttttttgtagcttgACTAATTGATTACTCATCAATTATTTAAACTCCACTTGAGActgagcagactgggctttaaCATCTTGCTGACAGCTGCCGATGGACTCACGTTTCCGTCCTTCCTCATGCAGTTTGTATCTAAACAGAAACAGCGCGCTCTGCATCAGGCCTCCGTCCTGTTTGCCAGGGCTGCTGCTGTTACTATGCAATTATTGTAAATCTCTGGAAGCACGGCACTCTTTCACTAAAAGCtgaaacattttggtttattttcatcGTCTGACCACTATAATCATCTGAATTCTCAGACTGAGAGTCTCAGTGCCGTCAGAAATGCACAGCAGCTAAACCTTTTCACTGAAACCAGCGAGAAAAAGAAGCAGTGCTGTGTGAGGAGACGCTCCCCATACACAAGCAGCCTTTCTTCCTTCAACACAGCGTACGGTCAAACTGCAAATAACACCACGTCATCTCTTGCTCTCTGCACTTCAcaatatttctttcaaacacactgtttttatgtctttttctttatacacacagacagacataaacaaaaacactttcactGCTGAGGCGTATTCAATATATGTGCTTTCTTTAAACACACTTTAAGAGTTCCTCAAAATAACGGCACAGAACAATAAATCAACTTAAAGCAGGAAAGAGCGGACAGATGGAGGAAAAAGGAAGCAGATCATAAGAGAAATAGAGAAAGACTGATATTTTTTAGGGCAAGGACAGAGAAATGTGGGAGGAGCgaaggaaagaggaaaaggagagaTTGAGGACAGATCTGGGAGCCAGAAGGGGGGAAATTATTAGAAAAGTGCACCCTGGTTTGTAGATGTCATATGTAATCATATCTTATGGTGGTTTATAATGGAGTGATGGGATGAGACAGGACAcagaagaaagaagagagggGAAGTTAAAccacctctctctctatccatcCGTGTCTCTATAAAAACAGATTCCTTCAGCCCCAGCTGTTACACAAGTGTTTttgacagcacacacaaacactcacactgacGCACTTTCTTGGAAGCCGCCCCCCTCAAACACTGTGCGCCAACTGATGCATAACATGTATATGCAATAAAGTATATGTATTTACAGGCTGGATTCAGGTGTAGACACTAATGATAAGTGGCTatacttattatttattacttcaCTCAGTAACATCTGACTAAAATAAGCTTCTTGGATGAATTTATCGACAAAAACTGcaactgattatttttctaCCTCAATTTGCTGCAGCAAAGGTACCAGGTATCAAAATAACTCATGCATGTGCATGGTAGTTCAGGTAATTCTCAGCTCTACCTGCACCAGTGCATGTAACCGTTCAGAAATAAAGGATATATAGGGCTGCAAACTCTGAGGCACTGACCGTGGGACTAacaaaattgacattttcacaCGCTCTCAatccacacattcattttctcacacagtgaaaacattcaTAACTAATAACAGTGCGGCGTGGAAAAAGGATACTGAAAGCGCACCGACAGACGAGACAGAGTGGGAAAGCAGCAGTTAAACACAGAACTCACATGAACAGAGTTTCCATTAAAGGTTTTCTGAGAGGCGAAAAagatttttgcttaaaatgttCCTGACTATGAACACATATAATGTGCAGTATTTTCACTGTTCATTACTGTGTAGGGAAAGTTAGCTCAAATGAAAGTGTGAAACATTAttgatttacttatttttaaactctttaGATTTTAATGAATGTTTTCCATCAGAGGTTTGctgaaattttacatttcttctACTCAGGATAACCAAGACTATGGCCAtgcaaaatttattttaatttacagtttTGAAGAAAATG
This genomic interval from Plectropomus leopardus isolate mb chromosome 22, YSFRI_Pleo_2.0, whole genome shotgun sequence contains the following:
- the LOC121961164 gene encoding extensin-like, which codes for EKERKKEEEKVEKREKKGEKGVKERIKEEEEVVVENRTLPAVKKEEQDHPPLSSQPALSVDSSSARDKEVEKERAKEGGKSKQQDSPPAKVKVEPPAPPLCKNKSPSPLSPAPHPPHQDTKPKASKHLHHRHHHHHSDSRVKSSSSSAPKSPASKSSSSSAVRSSSAAPSLSSTFSPSPALSPSVSATASSTSTPPKPAADFSLPPSTVSSTSRLPSSSPSDRPKDKDSPCLKPDVPSDTRTQEVRAPHRSPSADLQTSTSSQADTRTYAQTATDSRTQTLQERWTHSADSRTDPQMHPPQDAARQGIYMQQYAPQHLPPPPHLPHMLPPSFSPLLPHSHLPHRPPVLPPNPLPSPPLPTQQPLNSYLSQKAPPHSVHMSHLHHQPNITAQSQSYYQPPLIAAPRQPNTPLTSAQSLPPHLSPHQFAPHANTFFPPQHPHFSPHPFLPPQSYLSQPPGSYPLQPPYQSFPHPPPPPSSSPPPPPPSLPPPPPPQPSPSVLPSPPEA